The following are from one region of the Coffea eugenioides isolate CCC68of chromosome 2, Ceug_1.0, whole genome shotgun sequence genome:
- the LOC113762034 gene encoding peroxisomal membrane protein 11D-like, giving the protein MSTLDVGRAELALAVLYLNKSEARDKICRAIQYGSKFLSNGEPGTAQNVDKSTSLARKVFRLYKFINDLHGLISPNAPGTPLSLILLGKSKNALLSTFLFLDQIVWLGRTGIYKNKERTELIGRISLFCWMGSSICTTLVELGELGRLSASMKKLEKELKNTDKYKNEQYRVKLQKSNERSLALIKAGMDIVVAVGLLQLAPKKVTPRVTGAFGFVTSLISCYQLLPSPQKAKTP; this is encoded by the exons ATGAGCACATTAGATGTAGGCAGAGCTGAACTTGCTCTTGCAGTGTTATATTTGAACAAATCAGAAGCCAGGGACAAAATATGCAGGGCAATTCAATATGGTTCAAAATTCTTGAGTAATGGAGAGCCTGGCACTGCCCAGAATGTTGACAAATCAACCAGCTTGGCTCGGAAAGTTTTCCGTCTATATAAG TTTATCAATGATTTGCATGGTCTTATTAGCCCAAATGCTCCAGGCACTCCACTTTCACTCATTTTGTTGGGAAAG TCTAAAAATGCATTGTTGTCAACGTTCTTATTCCTTGATCAAATCGTATGGCTTGGTAGGACAGGCATCTATAAG AACAAAGAGCGTACTGAGCTGATTGGCAGGATCTCTCTCTTCTGTTGGATGGGCTCTTCAATCTGTACCACCTTGGTTGAG CTAGGGGAGCTCGGGAGGCTTTCAGCATCAATGAAAAAATTGGAGAAGGAACTTAAGAATACCGATAAATATAAG AATGAGCAATACCGTGTCAAACTACAGAAGTCAAATGAAAGGTCTCTGGCCTTGATTAAAGCAGGAATGGACATAGTTGTTGCAGTTGGATTGCTTCAACTTGCACCGAAGAAAGTTACTCCCCGTGTAACAGGAGCCTTTGGCTTTGTTACCTCTCTGATTTCTTGTTATCAG TTGCTTCCTTCACCGCAGAAGGCCAAGACGCCTTGA
- the LOC113763610 gene encoding probable cinnamyl alcohol dehydrogenase 1 isoform X1, whose translation MSSANDNAECLGWAARDPSGHLSPYKFSRRAIGSEDVSLDITHCGICYADVAWTRNKGGHSKYPLVPGHEITGVVRQVGSHVKHFKVGDHVGVGTYVNSCRECEYCNDGLEVHCSKGPVLTFDGIDVDGTVTKGGYSSYIVVHERYCFRVPDNYPLELAAPLLCAGITVYTPMIRHNMNQPGKTLGVIGLGGLGHLAVKFGKAFGLKVTVFSTSLSKKEEAVSRLGADNFVVSSDEQQMSALANSLDFIIDTASGDIPFDPYLSLLKTAGVLVLVGFPSEVKFSPVTLILGMKTVSGSVTGGTKQTQEMLNFCALHKIYPEIEVVPIQYSNEALERMIKKDVKYRFVIDIANSLKCRVQTYYYILWSRDYISPLAWS comes from the exons ATGAGTTCTGCAAATGACAATGCGGAGTGCCTTGGCTGGGCAGCAAGAGATCCTTCTGGGCATCTGTCTCCTTACAAATTCAGCCGCAG GGCCATTGGGAGTGAAGATGTTTCACTAGATATCACACACTGTGGAATTTGTTATGCTGATGTTGCCTGGACCAGGAACAAAGGGGGACATTCTAAGTATCCTCTGGTGCCTGG ACACGAGATCACTGGGGTCGTAAGACAAGTTGGCTCCCACGTTAAGCACTTCAAAGTTGGAGACCATGTTGGAGTTGGAACTTATGTTAATTCTTGCAGAGAGTGTGAGTATTGCAATGATGGATTGGAAGTTCACTGCTCCAAGGGGCCAGTCCTCACTTTTGATGGGATAGATGTGGACGGTACAGTGACCAAAGGAGGATATTCTAGTTACATAGTAGTCCATGAAAG GTACTGCTTTAGAGTACCTGATAATTACCCACTGGAACTGGCAGCACCTTTGCTATGTGCAGGGATAACTGTCTACACACCAATGATACGGCACAACATGAACCAACCTGGAAAAACTTTGGGTGTTATTGGGCTAGGTGGCCTAGGACACTTGGCAGTGAAATTTGGAAAGGCTTTTGGATTGAAAGTCACAGTGTTCAGTACAAGTTTATCCAAGAAAGAAGAGGCAGTGAGTCGTCTGGGAGCAGACAATTTTGTTGTCTCATCTGATGAACAGCAGATGAGT GCACTAGCGAATTCATTGGACTTCATTATTGATACTGCTTCTGGAGATATTCCATTTGATCCATACCTTTCACTGTTGAAGACTGCTGGAGTTCTTGTTCTGGTTGGCTTCCCAAGTGAAGTAAAATTCAGCCCGGTAACCCTAATCCTGG GTATGAAAACTGTATCTGGGAGTGTAACTGGTGGAACGAAACAGACGCAAGAAATGTTGAATTTCTGTGCTTTGCACAAGATCTACCCAGAGATTGAAGTAGTTCCAATTCAATATTCAAATGAGGCTCTTGAGAGGATGATAAAGAAGGATGTTAAATATCGTTTCGTTATTGATATTGCCAACTCCCTCAA ATGCAGGGTTCAAACCTATTATTATATCCTATGGAGTAGGGACTATATATCTCCTCTAGCATGGTCTTGA
- the LOC113763610 gene encoding probable cinnamyl alcohol dehydrogenase 1 isoform X3, translating to MSSANDNAECLGWAARDPSGHLSPYKFSRRAIGSEDVSLDITHCGICYADVAWTRNKGGHSKYPLVPGECEYCNDGLEVHCSKGPVLTFDGIDVDGTVTKGGYSSYIVVHERYCFRVPDNYPLELAAPLLCAGITVYTPMIRHNMNQPGKTLGVIGLGGLGHLAVKFGKAFGLKVTVFSTSLSKKEEAVSRLGADNFVVSSDEQQMSALANSLDFIIDTASGDIPFDPYLSLLKTAGVLVLVGFPSEVKFSPVTLILGMKTVSGSVTGGTKQTQEMLNFCALHKIYPEIEVVPIQYSNEALERMIKKDVKYRFVIDIANSLKCRVQTYYYILWSRDYISPLAWS from the exons ATGAGTTCTGCAAATGACAATGCGGAGTGCCTTGGCTGGGCAGCAAGAGATCCTTCTGGGCATCTGTCTCCTTACAAATTCAGCCGCAG GGCCATTGGGAGTGAAGATGTTTCACTAGATATCACACACTGTGGAATTTGTTATGCTGATGTTGCCTGGACCAGGAACAAAGGGGGACATTCTAAGTATCCTCTGGTGCCTGG AGAGTGTGAGTATTGCAATGATGGATTGGAAGTTCACTGCTCCAAGGGGCCAGTCCTCACTTTTGATGGGATAGATGTGGACGGTACAGTGACCAAAGGAGGATATTCTAGTTACATAGTAGTCCATGAAAG GTACTGCTTTAGAGTACCTGATAATTACCCACTGGAACTGGCAGCACCTTTGCTATGTGCAGGGATAACTGTCTACACACCAATGATACGGCACAACATGAACCAACCTGGAAAAACTTTGGGTGTTATTGGGCTAGGTGGCCTAGGACACTTGGCAGTGAAATTTGGAAAGGCTTTTGGATTGAAAGTCACAGTGTTCAGTACAAGTTTATCCAAGAAAGAAGAGGCAGTGAGTCGTCTGGGAGCAGACAATTTTGTTGTCTCATCTGATGAACAGCAGATGAGT GCACTAGCGAATTCATTGGACTTCATTATTGATACTGCTTCTGGAGATATTCCATTTGATCCATACCTTTCACTGTTGAAGACTGCTGGAGTTCTTGTTCTGGTTGGCTTCCCAAGTGAAGTAAAATTCAGCCCGGTAACCCTAATCCTGG GTATGAAAACTGTATCTGGGAGTGTAACTGGTGGAACGAAACAGACGCAAGAAATGTTGAATTTCTGTGCTTTGCACAAGATCTACCCAGAGATTGAAGTAGTTCCAATTCAATATTCAAATGAGGCTCTTGAGAGGATGATAAAGAAGGATGTTAAATATCGTTTCGTTATTGATATTGCCAACTCCCTCAA ATGCAGGGTTCAAACCTATTATTATATCCTATGGAGTAGGGACTATATATCTCCTCTAGCATGGTCTTGA
- the LOC113763610 gene encoding probable cinnamyl alcohol dehydrogenase 1 isoform X4 — protein MSSANDNAECLGWAARDPSGHLSPYKFSRRECEYCNDGLEVHCSKGPVLTFDGIDVDGTVTKGGYSSYIVVHERYCFRVPDNYPLELAAPLLCAGITVYTPMIRHNMNQPGKTLGVIGLGGLGHLAVKFGKAFGLKVTVFSTSLSKKEEAVSRLGADNFVVSSDEQQMSALANSLDFIIDTASGDIPFDPYLSLLKTAGVLVLVGFPSEVKFSPVTLILGMKTVSGSVTGGTKQTQEMLNFCALHKIYPEIEVVPIQYSNEALERMIKKDVKYRFVIDIANSLKCRVQTYYYILWSRDYISPLAWS, from the exons ATGAGTTCTGCAAATGACAATGCGGAGTGCCTTGGCTGGGCAGCAAGAGATCCTTCTGGGCATCTGTCTCCTTACAAATTCAGCCGCAG AGAGTGTGAGTATTGCAATGATGGATTGGAAGTTCACTGCTCCAAGGGGCCAGTCCTCACTTTTGATGGGATAGATGTGGACGGTACAGTGACCAAAGGAGGATATTCTAGTTACATAGTAGTCCATGAAAG GTACTGCTTTAGAGTACCTGATAATTACCCACTGGAACTGGCAGCACCTTTGCTATGTGCAGGGATAACTGTCTACACACCAATGATACGGCACAACATGAACCAACCTGGAAAAACTTTGGGTGTTATTGGGCTAGGTGGCCTAGGACACTTGGCAGTGAAATTTGGAAAGGCTTTTGGATTGAAAGTCACAGTGTTCAGTACAAGTTTATCCAAGAAAGAAGAGGCAGTGAGTCGTCTGGGAGCAGACAATTTTGTTGTCTCATCTGATGAACAGCAGATGAGT GCACTAGCGAATTCATTGGACTTCATTATTGATACTGCTTCTGGAGATATTCCATTTGATCCATACCTTTCACTGTTGAAGACTGCTGGAGTTCTTGTTCTGGTTGGCTTCCCAAGTGAAGTAAAATTCAGCCCGGTAACCCTAATCCTGG GTATGAAAACTGTATCTGGGAGTGTAACTGGTGGAACGAAACAGACGCAAGAAATGTTGAATTTCTGTGCTTTGCACAAGATCTACCCAGAGATTGAAGTAGTTCCAATTCAATATTCAAATGAGGCTCTTGAGAGGATGATAAAGAAGGATGTTAAATATCGTTTCGTTATTGATATTGCCAACTCCCTCAA ATGCAGGGTTCAAACCTATTATTATATCCTATGGAGTAGGGACTATATATCTCCTCTAGCATGGTCTTGA
- the LOC113763610 gene encoding probable cinnamyl alcohol dehydrogenase 1 isoform X2, protein MSSANDNAECLGWAARDPSGHLSPYKFSRRAIGSEDVSLDITHCGICYADVAWTRNKGGHSKYPLVPGHEITGVVRQVGSHVKHFKVGDHVGVGTYVNSCRECEYCNDGLEVHCSKGPVLTFDGIDVDGTVTKGGYSSYIVVHERYCFRVPDNYPLELAAPLLCAGITVYTPMIRHNMNQPGKTLGVIGLGGLGHLAVKFGKAFGLKVTVFSTSLSKKEEAVSRLGADNFVVSSDEQQMSALANSLDFIIDTASGDIPFDPYLSLLKTAGVLVLVGFPSEVKFSPVTLILGMKTVSGSVTGGTKQTQEMLNFCALHKIYPEIEVVPIQYSNEALERMIKKDVKYRFVIDIANSLK, encoded by the exons ATGAGTTCTGCAAATGACAATGCGGAGTGCCTTGGCTGGGCAGCAAGAGATCCTTCTGGGCATCTGTCTCCTTACAAATTCAGCCGCAG GGCCATTGGGAGTGAAGATGTTTCACTAGATATCACACACTGTGGAATTTGTTATGCTGATGTTGCCTGGACCAGGAACAAAGGGGGACATTCTAAGTATCCTCTGGTGCCTGG ACACGAGATCACTGGGGTCGTAAGACAAGTTGGCTCCCACGTTAAGCACTTCAAAGTTGGAGACCATGTTGGAGTTGGAACTTATGTTAATTCTTGCAGAGAGTGTGAGTATTGCAATGATGGATTGGAAGTTCACTGCTCCAAGGGGCCAGTCCTCACTTTTGATGGGATAGATGTGGACGGTACAGTGACCAAAGGAGGATATTCTAGTTACATAGTAGTCCATGAAAG GTACTGCTTTAGAGTACCTGATAATTACCCACTGGAACTGGCAGCACCTTTGCTATGTGCAGGGATAACTGTCTACACACCAATGATACGGCACAACATGAACCAACCTGGAAAAACTTTGGGTGTTATTGGGCTAGGTGGCCTAGGACACTTGGCAGTGAAATTTGGAAAGGCTTTTGGATTGAAAGTCACAGTGTTCAGTACAAGTTTATCCAAGAAAGAAGAGGCAGTGAGTCGTCTGGGAGCAGACAATTTTGTTGTCTCATCTGATGAACAGCAGATGAGT GCACTAGCGAATTCATTGGACTTCATTATTGATACTGCTTCTGGAGATATTCCATTTGATCCATACCTTTCACTGTTGAAGACTGCTGGAGTTCTTGTTCTGGTTGGCTTCCCAAGTGAAGTAAAATTCAGCCCGGTAACCCTAATCCTGG GTATGAAAACTGTATCTGGGAGTGTAACTGGTGGAACGAAACAGACGCAAGAAATGTTGAATTTCTGTGCTTTGCACAAGATCTACCCAGAGATTGAAGTAGTTCCAATTCAATATTCAAATGAGGCTCTTGAGAGGATGATAAAGAAGGATGTTAAATATCGTTTCGTTATTGATATTGCCAACTCCCTCAAGTAA
- the LOC113762156 gene encoding F-box protein At4g00755 encodes MDACVDFLKSLETDMVLNIFERLDDPADLVRASVVSRYWRDFVIANGLSKQLCVEFYPQLANVERVTESNSQTITLNHAGASNSMEWDILERNHKVYASLSQVLTKLISSPVECIAEAFSASSTDNYPDESIVNTLDPRDRFALRASYWSSKGHKDPSVPETLIYKLKADFCVITEIDIQPFEAFFQPGDPIYSAKSVRFRMGHPKSPTDIEDDLSYLPLQQPADDKFVWTYTSEEFAMTQENRLQHFKFSQPALCIGGFLQIELLGRVQQQEMDGLLYICVSHVKVMGRPLSPAFHVEILEPSGKFLLKYCPHALQHTLQSEEPELAPMPIIATEDVFWGRVGLLQYLVGGNQEADGPFDLDDEENEMDQFVL; translated from the exons ATGGATGCATGTGTGGATTTCCTAAAATCCCTTGAAACTGACATGGTTCTGAATATCTTCGAGCGTTTGGATGACCCAGCAGATTTAGTCCGTGCTAGTGTTGTGTCTCGTTATTGGCGAGATTTTG TAATTGCCAATGGGCTATCTAAGCAGCTGTGTGTGGAATTTTATCCTCAATTAGCAAATGTTGAACGTGTAACTGAATCCAATTCACAAACAATTACACTGAACCATGCTGGAGCTAGCAATTCCATGGAATGGGATATCCTGGAGAGAAATCATAAGGTTTACGCTTCTCTGTCTCAAGTTCTTACGAAACTGATATCGTCACCTGTTGAGTGCATAGCAGAGGCATTTAGTGCTTCCAGCACAGATAATTATCCAGATGAAAGCATTGTGAATACACTAGATCCAAGAGACAGGTTTGCATTGAGAGCTTCGTACTGGTCAAGTAAAGGGCATAAAGATCCTTCTGTGCCTGAGACACTGATCTACAAACTAAAAGctgatttttgtgttattacTGAGATTGACATACAACCATTTGAAG CCTTTTTTCAGCCTGGCGACCCAATATATTCTGCCAAATCGGTTAGGTTTCGAATGGGACATCCCAAATCACCAACAGACATAGAGGATGATCTTTCATACTTGCCATTGCAACAGCCCGCTGATGACAAGTTCGTATGGACGTACACTTCAGAGGAGTTTGCAATGACTCAG GAAAACCGGTTGCAGCATTTCAAGTTTTCACAGCCTGCTCTTTGCATTGGTGGATTTTTGCAGATCGAGCTGTTGGGGAGGGTTCAACAACAAGAAATGGATGGATTACTCTACATATG TGTTTCTCATGTTAAAGTTATGGGGCGGCCCTTGTCTCCTGCATTTCATGTCGAGATCCTTGAACCATCAGGGAAATTTTTGCTAAAGTATTGCCCTCATGCTCTTCAACACACGTTACAAAGTGAAGAGCCTGAGCTTGCACCAATGCCGATAATAGCAACAGAAGATGTGTTTTGGGGACGTGTGGGCCTGTTGCAGTATTTGGTGGGCGGTAACCAAGAAGCCGATGGCCCCTTTGATTTGGATGACGAGGAGAATGAAATGGATCAATTCGTTCTCTGA